DNA sequence from the Lysinibacillus sp. OF-1 genome:
GCTTTATGACAAGATGGAGCCCAGATTTTTCACCGATCACTTGAAATTCATTTGAAAAATGTGTAGAGATGGCAGCCAGTAATGCCTGCTGTTTTTTACGATAAATCGTCCGCATTTTTGCCAAATGCTTATCGAATTGCCCTTGTGCAAGAAAATCTGCTAAAACAAGCTGGTCTACTTTGGAGACAACTGATTTTTGATCTTGATGAAAAGTCATAAACGGTATGACTAGGGATTTTGGTAGAATCATATAACTAATACGTAATGATGGAAGCAATGTTTTCGAGAATGTTCCGAAATAGATGACTCGTTGAAGCTGATCCATTTTTGCTAAAGAAGGGATTGGTAGCCCTTTATAACGATATTCAGAATCATAATCATCTTCTATAATAAGAGCCTCGTTCGAGTTAGCCCATTGTAACAATGCCGCTCTTCTTTCCATCGTCATAATCATGCCTAAAGGAAATTGATGAGCTGGTGTTGTGTATAACATGTGAATTGTTGTTGGAGGAAGTGTAACCCCTGAATTATCCACAGGAATCGCTTCTGTAGATAATCCACATTGCTGTAAAACGGCACGTACTCGTTTAAACCCTGGTTCCTCTAAGCCAACGCGAGTCGTGCCACCAAGAAAATGACAGAGAGCTTGAAGCTGGCTTTGTGTACCACTATAGACAAACACTTGTGATGCAGCACAAACAACCCCACGCGAACGTTCTACATAGCGAGCAATCTCTGTGCGTAAAGTTGCCTCTCCTTCCCAGGGGCTTGTTGATAAGTTGTTGCTATTAAAATGCTTTTTAATTAGCTTGTGCCAAACAGCATAAGGAAAA
Encoded proteins:
- the pdxR gene encoding MocR-like pyridoxine biosynthesis transcription factor PdxR, which codes for MELSISFTGDSAKYIHIYEEIKHAIITKKIHAHTQLPSKRALAQTLDVSVHTIKEAYEQLLAEGYIYSKERSGYYIAPFEFDWLQQEQPPAFTPSISNANDIQFDFTNGHVDNEAFPYAVWHKLIKKHFNSNNLSTSPWEGEATLRTEIARYVERSRGVVCAASQVFVYSGTQSQLQALCHFLGGTTRVGLEEPGFKRVRAVLQQCGLSTEAIPVDNSGVTLPPTTIHMLYTTPAHQFPLGMIMTMERRAALLQWANSNEALIIEDDYDSEYRYKGLPIPSLAKMDQLQRVIYFGTFSKTLLPSLRISYMILPKSLVIPFMTFHQDQKSVVSKVDQLVLADFLAQGQFDKHLAKMRTIYRKKQQALLAAISTHFSNEFQVIGEKSGLHLVIKLPPYLAENRAIQLAQEVGIQVYPCSTSYQNGTIDAKVIIGYGGLTLQQINDGIALLASVWQS